Proteins found in one Herbiconiux sp. A18JL235 genomic segment:
- a CDS encoding bifunctional methylenetetrahydrofolate dehydrogenase/methenyltetrahydrofolate cyclohydrolase yields the protein MVAVRLDGVATAAALKAEIAERVAALRERGVVPGLGTLLVGTDPGSLSYVAGKHRDCAEVGIESVRVDLPGDATEQDVRDAIASLNDNPAVTGYIVQLPLPAGIDENAMLELIDPAKDSDGLHPTNLGRLVLGVEGELDSPLPCTPAGIVEMLTRYGVSLPGKHVVVVGRGLTVGRPLGLLLTRKGVDATVTLTHSRTLDLEAEVRRADVVVAAVGVPGLIKAEWLKPGAAVLDVGITRVVDESTGKARLVGDVDPAVAEVAGFLSPVPGGVGPMTRAMLLKNVIDEAERRAS from the coding sequence GTGGTAGCGGTTCGCCTCGACGGCGTCGCCACCGCCGCCGCGCTGAAGGCCGAGATCGCCGAGCGGGTCGCCGCCCTGCGCGAGCGCGGTGTGGTGCCCGGGCTCGGCACCCTGCTCGTGGGCACCGATCCCGGGTCGCTCTCGTACGTCGCGGGCAAGCACCGCGACTGCGCCGAGGTGGGCATCGAGTCGGTGCGCGTCGACCTCCCGGGCGACGCCACCGAGCAAGACGTGCGCGACGCCATCGCCTCGCTCAACGACAACCCCGCGGTCACGGGCTACATCGTGCAGCTGCCGCTGCCCGCGGGCATCGACGAGAACGCGATGCTCGAGCTCATCGACCCGGCGAAGGACAGCGACGGGCTGCACCCCACGAACCTCGGCCGCCTCGTGCTGGGCGTCGAGGGCGAGCTCGACTCGCCGCTGCCGTGCACGCCCGCGGGCATCGTCGAGATGCTCACGCGCTACGGGGTGTCGCTCCCCGGCAAGCACGTCGTCGTGGTGGGCCGCGGCCTCACGGTGGGCCGCCCGCTCGGGCTGCTGCTCACCCGAAAGGGCGTCGACGCCACCGTCACCCTCACGCACTCGCGCACCCTCGACCTCGAGGCCGAGGTGCGGAGAGCGGATGTGGTGGTCGCCGCCGTCGGCGTGCCCGGCCTGATCAAGGCGGAGTGGCTGAAGCCCGGCGCGGCGGTGCTCGACGTGGGCATCACGCGCGTGGTCGACGAGTCGACCGGCAAGGCCCGCCTCGTCGGCGACGTCGACCCCGCGGTGGCCGAGGTGGCCGGCTTCCTGTCGCCCGTTCCCGGTGGCGTCGGCCCCATGACCCGCGCCATGCTGCTCAAGAACGTGATCGACGAGGCCGAGCGCCGCGCATCCTGA
- a CDS encoding ABC transporter ATP-binding protein, protein MRRAQGGGPFGGAGMPTEKSMSFGPSAKRLLSRLAPHRIPVVVVIVLGIVSVVFTVLGPYLLGQATNLIFSGAIAKALPAGSTKEQVIEGLRASGQEAQADLLSGIALVPGQGIDFDALAVVLGTVLVLYVLASVFSWLQGRLLNSITQRTVFALREDVEGKINRLPLSYFDTMPRGELLSRVTNDMDNVAQSLQQTLSQMLTSVLTVVGVLVMMFITSPLLAVISLITIPLTVGITAVIAKRSQKLFVAQWARTGALNAQVEENFTGHALVKVFGRQREVEARFLDENEQLYRASFGAQFVSGIIMPAMMFVGNLVYVIIAVVGGLQVAIGALSIGAVQAFIQYSRQFTQPLTQLGSMVNLLQSGVASAERVFELLDAPEQTPDASPAARPSESRGRLVFDDVSFRYLPEKPLIEQLSLVAEPGQTIAIVGPTGAGKTTLVNLIMRFYELDSGSITLDGVDIASMTRHELRSRTGMVLQDTWLFGGTIRDNIAYGRPDATEEEIVAAAQATFVDRFVHSLPEGYDTVLDDEASNVSAGEKQLITIARAFLARPSVLILDEATSSVDTRTERLVQGAMSALRADRTSFVIAHRLSTIRDADLILVMESGRIVEQGTHDELVAAEGAYARLYRAQFAAALE, encoded by the coding sequence CCGCATCCCGGTCGTCGTCGTGATCGTGCTCGGCATCGTGAGCGTGGTCTTCACCGTGCTCGGGCCCTACCTCCTCGGCCAGGCCACGAACCTCATCTTCTCCGGAGCCATCGCGAAGGCGCTACCCGCCGGCTCGACGAAGGAGCAGGTGATCGAGGGCCTCCGCGCCTCGGGCCAGGAGGCGCAGGCCGACCTCCTGAGCGGCATCGCGCTCGTGCCAGGGCAGGGCATCGACTTCGACGCCCTCGCCGTCGTGCTCGGCACCGTGCTCGTGCTGTACGTTCTCGCATCCGTCTTCTCCTGGCTGCAGGGCCGACTGCTCAACTCGATCACCCAGCGCACGGTGTTCGCGCTGCGTGAAGACGTCGAGGGCAAGATCAACCGCCTGCCGCTGTCGTACTTCGACACGATGCCGCGCGGCGAACTGCTCAGCCGGGTCACCAACGACATGGACAACGTGGCGCAGAGCCTGCAGCAGACACTGTCGCAGATGCTCACCTCGGTGCTCACGGTCGTCGGCGTGCTGGTGATGATGTTCATCACCTCGCCGCTGCTCGCCGTGATCTCGCTCATCACCATCCCGCTGACGGTCGGCATCACCGCGGTGATCGCCAAGCGCTCGCAGAAGCTCTTCGTCGCCCAATGGGCGCGCACCGGCGCCCTGAACGCTCAGGTGGAGGAGAACTTCACCGGTCACGCCCTGGTGAAGGTCTTCGGCCGGCAGCGCGAGGTCGAGGCGCGGTTCCTCGACGAGAACGAGCAGCTCTACAGGGCGAGCTTCGGGGCCCAGTTCGTCTCGGGCATCATCATGCCCGCGATGATGTTCGTGGGAAACCTCGTCTACGTCATCATCGCCGTCGTCGGCGGCCTGCAGGTCGCCATCGGCGCCCTGTCGATCGGGGCCGTGCAGGCGTTCATCCAGTACTCCCGCCAGTTCACGCAGCCGCTCACCCAGCTCGGCTCGATGGTGAACCTGCTGCAGTCGGGGGTGGCGTCGGCCGAGCGGGTGTTCGAGCTGCTCGATGCGCCAGAGCAGACTCCGGATGCGTCTCCCGCGGCCCGTCCTTCCGAGTCGCGCGGCCGCCTGGTGTTCGACGACGTCTCATTCCGTTACCTGCCCGAGAAGCCGCTCATCGAGCAGCTCTCCCTCGTGGCGGAACCCGGCCAGACCATCGCGATCGTGGGTCCGACAGGCGCCGGCAAGACCACGCTGGTGAACCTCATCATGCGCTTCTACGAGCTCGACTCCGGCAGCATCACGCTCGACGGGGTCGACATCGCGTCGATGACGCGCCACGAGCTGCGCTCCCGCACCGGCATGGTGCTGCAGGACACCTGGCTGTTCGGCGGCACCATCCGCGACAACATCGCCTACGGCCGGCCCGACGCCACCGAGGAGGAGATCGTGGCGGCCGCGCAGGCCACCTTCGTCGACCGCTTCGTGCACTCGCTGCCCGAGGGCTACGACACGGTGCTCGACGACGAGGCGTCGAACGTGAGCGCCGGCGAGAAGCAGCTCATCACCATCGCGCGCGCGTTTCTCGCGAGGCCGAGCGTGCTCATCCTCGACGAGGCGACCTCCTCGGTCGACACCCGCACCGAGCGGCTCGTGCAGGGCGCGATGTCGGCGCTACGGGCCGATCGCACCAGCTTCGTGATCGCGCACCGGCTGTCGACCATCCGCGACGCCGACCTCATCCTCGTCATGGAGTCGGGGCGCATCGTCGAGCAGGGCACCCACGACGAGCTCGTGGCGGCCGAGGGCGCCTACGCCCGCCTCTACCGCGCCCAGTTCGCCGCCGCTCTCGAGTGA
- the glyA gene encoding serine hydroxymethyltransferase, whose amino-acid sequence MSDTSATFNAPLSEVDPEIAEVLQQELNRQRTTLEMIASENFVPRAVLESQGSVLTNKYAEGYPGRRYYGGCEFVDVAEELAIARAKALFGAEFANVQPHSGASANAAVLSAIAAPGDTILGLELSHGGHLTHGMKLNFSGKLYNAVAYGVDPETFLVDMNVVREKALEHKPQVIIAGWSAYPRQLDFAAFREIADEVGAKLWVDMAHFAGLVAAGLHPSPVPFADVVSSTVHKTIGGPRSGFILSRDTELAKKLNSNVFPGHQGGPLMHVIAAKATAFKLAATDEFKDRQVRTLSGARLLADRLTADDSRAAGVDVLTGGTDVHLVLADLRTSELDGKQAEDILHEVGITVNRNSVPFDPRPPMVTSGLRIGTPALATRGFGDVEFTEVADIIATALQPSPDVKALRARVVSLADGFPLYPGLEKW is encoded by the coding sequence TTGTCCGACACATCCGCCACCTTCAACGCGCCGCTCAGCGAGGTCGACCCCGAGATCGCCGAGGTGCTGCAGCAGGAGCTGAACCGCCAGCGCACCACGCTCGAGATGATCGCCAGCGAGAACTTCGTTCCGCGTGCCGTGCTCGAGTCGCAGGGCTCGGTGCTCACCAACAAGTACGCCGAGGGCTACCCGGGCCGCCGCTACTACGGCGGCTGCGAGTTCGTCGACGTGGCCGAAGAGCTCGCCATCGCCCGTGCCAAGGCGCTGTTCGGCGCGGAGTTCGCGAACGTGCAGCCGCACTCCGGGGCGAGCGCCAACGCAGCTGTGCTCTCGGCGATCGCCGCGCCCGGCGACACCATCCTCGGTCTCGAGCTCTCGCACGGCGGGCACCTCACCCACGGCATGAAGCTCAACTTCTCGGGCAAGCTCTACAACGCCGTCGCCTACGGTGTCGACCCCGAGACCTTCCTCGTCGACATGAACGTGGTGCGCGAGAAGGCCCTCGAGCACAAGCCGCAGGTCATCATCGCGGGCTGGTCGGCCTACCCCCGTCAGCTCGACTTCGCCGCCTTCCGCGAGATCGCCGACGAGGTGGGTGCGAAGCTCTGGGTCGACATGGCGCACTTCGCCGGGCTGGTGGCCGCCGGCCTCCACCCCTCTCCCGTGCCCTTCGCCGACGTGGTGTCGTCGACCGTGCACAAGACCATCGGCGGCCCGCGCTCTGGCTTCATCCTGAGCCGCGACACCGAGCTCGCGAAGAAGCTCAACTCGAACGTCTTCCCCGGCCACCAGGGCGGCCCGCTCATGCACGTCATCGCGGCGAAGGCCACCGCGTTCAAGCTTGCCGCCACCGACGAGTTCAAAGACCGCCAGGTGCGCACCCTCTCGGGCGCCCGCCTGCTGGCCGACCGGCTCACCGCCGACGACTCGCGCGCCGCGGGCGTCGACGTGCTCACCGGCGGCACCGACGTGCACCTCGTGCTCGCCGACCTCCGCACCTCGGAGCTCGACGGCAAGCAGGCCGAAGACATCCTGCACGAGGTGGGCATCACGGTGAACCGCAACTCCGTGCCGTTCGACCCGCGCCCGCCGATGGTCACCTCCGGCCTCCGCATCGGCACACCCGCCCTCGCCACCCGCGGCTTCGGCGACGTCGAGTTCACCGAGGTCGCCGACATCATCGCCACTGCGCTGCAGCCGAGCCCCGACGTCAAGGCGCTGCGCGCCCGCGTCGTGTCGCTCGCCGACGGCTTCCCGCTCTACCCCGGACTCGAAAAGTGGTAG